A single genomic interval of Labrus bergylta chromosome 18, fLabBer1.1, whole genome shotgun sequence harbors:
- the grxcr1b gene encoding glutaredoxin domain-containing cysteine-rich protein 1 — protein MERPKVKEEKEKAGKTVRFRVASANSGRVLTEVFKDETLWSSSVSDSVDSDNTSSPETEQGSSPPTSEANSHLNGLVVVGSAQEENGAEPDDLLLYASAKRDMLFSNKRINICSKNGTIRGVRNKVSAGQVLFNNLSNMYSGSLRHQKRRPWEKE, from the exons ATGGAGAGGCCAAAggtgaaagaagagaaagaaaaggctgGGAAAACTGTTCGGTTCAGGGTAGCTTCTGCCAACAGCGGCCGGGTCCTGACGGAGGTGTTCAAGGATGAAACACTCTGGAGCAGCTCAGTGTCGGACTCTGTGGACTCTGACAACACCAGCAGCCCGGAGACAGAACAGGGGAGCTCACCACCCACCAGTGAGGCCAACAGCCACCTGAACGGTCTTGTGGTGGTGGGATCTGCGCAGGAGGAGAACGGCGCTGAACCTGATGACCTGCTTCTTTACGCCAGTGCCAAGAGAGATATGCTCTTCAGCAACAAGCGGATCAATATCTGCAGCAAGAATGGGACCATACGAGGAGTGAGGAACAAAGTGAGCGCAGGCCAAGTTCTCTTCAACAACCTCTCCAACATGTACTCA GGTTCCCTTCGTCATCAGAAAAGGAGACCTTGGGAAAAGGAGTGA